One region of Danio rerio strain Tuebingen ecotype United States chromosome 5, GRCz12tu, whole genome shotgun sequence genomic DNA includes:
- the hscb gene encoding iron-sulfur cluster co-chaperone protein HscB (The RefSeq protein has 2 substitutions compared to this genomic sequence): MITLHRLRILLKTPGFKHTYACISNEQRLNIVLTPCLASGRAVSSYSKDFKDVCHSNAAKGRLTLNSFSTVTVNRVCWNCGASADLFFCAFCKVIQPPDNKTSYFDILKCEENFSLDTQKLQQKYVKLQRVLHPDNFTQKSQKEQEYSEEQSALVNKAYRTLQKPLSRAVYMLELRGVLLEEGTDATADPALLLEVMEINESLAETRSQDEVSAIGRSVQEKLKDLTERMNSSLNRGDLLAAKMLLNKMKYFTNIQEKVKDRITQGC, encoded by the exons ATGATAACGCTACATAGACTTCGGATTTTGTTAAAAACTCCCGGATTTAAACATACTTATGCATGTATATCAAACGAACAACGTCTTAATATTGTTTTAACTCCGTGTTTGGCTTCAGGGAGAGCTGTCAGTTCTTACAGTAGAGACTTTAAGGATGTTTGTCACAGTAACGCAGCTAAAGGGCGCCTGACACTGAACTCTTTCAGCACAGTTACAGTCAACAGAGTCTGCTGGAACTGCGGAGCCTCTGCAGATTTATTTTTCTGTGCGTTTTGTAAAGTGATTCAACCTCCTGACAACAAGACCAGTTATTTTGACATCTTGAAATG CGAAGAAAATTTTTCTTTGGACACCCAGAAGCTTCAGCAGAAATATGTGGAGCTGCAAAGAGTTCTCCATCCTGACAACTTCACCCAGAAGTCACAG AAAGAGCAGGAGTATTCAGAAGAACAGTCGGCACTAGTGAACAAAGCCTACAGGACTCTGCAGAAACCTCTGAGTCGCGCCGTCTACATG CTGGAGCTGCGAGGGGTTTTGCTGGAGGAAGGAACGGATGCCACGGCAGACCCCGCATTACTCCTGGAGGTGATGGAGATCAACGAGAGCCTCGCCGAGACGCGGAGCCAAGACGAGGTCAGCGCCATCGGCCGGTCGGTGCAAG AGAAACTCAAAGACTTGACTGAACGGATGAATTCGTCCCTGAACAgag GGGATCTGCTGGCCGCCAAAATGCTCCTAAACAAAATGAAGTACTTCACGAATATCCAGGAGAAGGTAAAAGACAGAATCACACAGGGTTGCTGA